From Deltaproteobacteria bacterium CG11_big_fil_rev_8_21_14_0_20_42_23:
CCACACTTGATTCAGACTCGATGCTCACAAGTTTAATTTCTCCGGTAGAAGAAGTATGTGTTCCACCGCAAAGCTCTTTTGAAAAATCTCCCACTTCAACCAGACGAACAATGTCGCCATATTTTTCACCAAAAAAAGCAAGCGCACCTTTTGCAATAGCTTCATCGTAAGGAAGTTCGTTCGTTTCAACCTTGATATTATTTTTGATAGCATTGTTGGCAAGCTCTTGAATTTTTTTCCAATCATCTTTGCTGAGCGCTTGAAAATGTGAGAAGTCGAAACGAAGCCTGTCTTCGTTTACATGTGAACCTGCTTGCTTCACATGCTCACCCAAGGTTTCACGGAGCGCCTTGTGTAACAAGTGTGTTGCTGTGTGGTTGGCTGCAATTTTTTTCCGGCGAACTTCATCAACCTGAAGCTGAAGTTCATCACCAAAAAATAATTCGCCCTCAAGCACTTTTGCTTTGTGCACATGCAAACCGGGAACAGGCTTTTGGGTATCCAAAATGGTCAACTTCACTTTTGCTGATGAAGCGGTACCAGTATCACCAACCTGGCCACCACTCTCAGCATAGAACGGAGTTTTATCCGTGGTGAAAAAAACAATGTCACCTTTTTGCGCTTTTTCTCTTTTTTCACCATCCATAACAATCGCATTTATACGGCCCACACATTTTGTTTCTTTGTAGCCAACAAAAGTGGAATTGAGACCTTCTGAAAATACTTGCTGCCAAACGTGTCCAACTTTTTCTTCGCCCGAACCCTTCCAACTTGCCCTGGCCATTTTTTTCTGCTCTTCCATACAAACATCAAAACCCGCATCATCAAGCGTAAAGCCTTTTTCCGCGGCGATGAGTTCGGTGAGGTCTTTGGGAAAACCAAAGGTATCGTAAAGCTTGAAAATAGTTTCGCCGGCCAGTTCCGTTTTGTGGGCAGCTTTCAATTGAGCAAAGGCTTCTTCTAAAAGAGCTAAGCCTCGTTCTAGAGTTTCAAAAAAGCGTTCTTCTTCTGCACGAATCACTTTTTCGATGAACGCTTCATTGTTTTTTAATTCAGGATAAGCTGGCGACATTTCAGAAACCAGTTTTGGAACCAAGTGAACAAGAAAGGGTTCATGCTGATCCAATGATTTACCAAAGCGAATTGCCCTTCTCATAATTCGGCGAAGCACATATCCGCGGCCTTCGTTGGAAGGCGTCACACCATCAGAAATGAGAAAGCAACTTGCGCGTAAATGATCTGCGATTACACGCAGCGCAACATGCACTTCACTCCTTTCAGCTTCTTTGTGTTTTGTAATTTTTTCAATTTCAGTAATCAACGGCAGAAAAACATCAGTTTCCCAATTGCTGCGTTTGCCTTGAAGCACACAAGCGAGGCGCTCTAGCCCCATGCCGGTATCTATTGATGGCGCCGCGAGTTGATGGCGTGTTCCATCGGCACGTTGATCAAACTGCATGAATACCAGATTCCAAATTTCCATAAAGCGAGTGGTTTCCAATGTTTCTTTTGTTACTTCACCGCTACCAGGTTCAAAATCCCACATGATTTCCGAGCAAGGACCACAAGGCCCAGTGTCACCCATGGACCAAAAGTTATCTTTTTCATCGAGGCGAAAAATGTGATCAGCCGTAACATGTTGTTTCCACAGCTCTTCTGCTTCATCGTCTTCGCGAAAAACGGTAACGTACATTTGTTTTGGATTGAGGCCTAAGTCTTTGGTGAGAAACTCCCACGCGTAAGCAATGGCTTCTTTTTTGAAGTAATCACCAAAGCTAAAGTTGCCCAGCATTTCAAAAAAAGTGTGATGCCTTGGAGTTTTGCCCACATTTTCGAGGTCATTGTGCTTTCCAGAAACACGCATACATTTTTGCGAAGAACACGCGCGAGGAGATGGCGATTTTAATTCTCCTAAAAAATATTCTTTAAACTGAACCATGCCAGCATTAGTGAAAAAAAGCGTGGGATCATTTTGAGGAACAAGACTGGAACTTTTGACACGCATATGTCCTTTCTGCTCAAAAAAGTTCAAAAACCGCTCACGAATCTCTGCTGCTGTCATGTTCACTCCAATATTTTTGGGAGAATAAAAATCCTGTTTCGTCGTTCTATTGCCATAAACCATGCACAAACAAAAAGCCGGGGCGCAAGCTAGCGTCCCGGCTTTTCAAAAGCAACCCTAAACATCAGGAGGAGGTTAAGAACTTTTTTTCATTTTTATTGGGGCTTTATCTGCATCTGCTTTTGCCTCTTCGGGGTTAGCAACGGCTGCTGCACCACCATTTTGCACGCGAAGGCCAATACCATGCTTTGCAAGAACGGCTTTTTCCAAACGCTCTAAGACTTTTGGATTTTCTTTGAGGTATATTTTTGCATTTTCTCTACCTTGGCCAAGCTTCTCTTCACCGCAAGTATACCAAGCTCCACTTTTTTCTACGAAGCCCGCATCAGCTGCAAGATCAAGCACATCGCCCGTGCGAGAAACACCTTCGCCATACACAATATCAAACTCAGCTTGTCTAAATGGTGGAGCCACTTTATTTTTTACTACTTTTACTCGCGTTCTGTTCCCAATAATCTCTTCACCATTTTTGATAGCGCCAGTGCGTCTGATATCTAAACGAACCGATGCATAAAACTTAAGCGCGTTTCCGCCCGTTGTCGTTTCAGGATTTCCAAACATCACCCCAATTTTCATACGAATTTGGTTGATGAAAATAAGCATAGTGCCCGATTTTGAAATAGTGGCCGTGAGCTTACGAAGCGCCTGACTCATCAACCTAGCTTGAGCGCCCATTTGCGCATCGCCCATTTCGCCTTCAAGTTCGGCACGTGGTGTAAGTGCTGCAACCGAATCCACCACTAGCAGACCTACTGCGCCAGAACGCACAAGCGTATCGGCAATTTCAAGCGCTTGCTCTCCGCTGTCTGGCTGAGAAATAAGCAAGTCTTCAGTATTCACACCAAGTTTTCGTGCGTAGTCTACGTCTAAGGCGTGCTCGGCATCTACAAAGGCGCAAACTAAGCCTTTCTTTTGTGCATTGGCAACGGCTTGCAGCGCCAACGTGGTTTTACCAGAAGATTCTGGACCATAGACTTCGATGACTCTGCCACGAGGCAAACCACCAACACCAAGTGCAACATCTAAAGACAAGGAACCAGTGGAAATAACATCAAGCCCCTGAAACAAAGGCTCGTCTTTGCCAAGCCGCATGATAGAACCTTTTCCAAATTGCTTTTCAATGGAGGCAACTGCAAGTGCAAGTGCCTTTTCGCGATCAACATTGTTGTTTTGTACTGTACTCATGTGCGTTCTCCTTTGTTGCTCCCCCACTTGCCACTATGGCCAGAGAGAGAACGGCTAAAAGTATAAAGTTAAAGTGTTTTTGTGCTTCGGCCCCATCAATATGAAAGCATAATCATAACGAGCGTTCACTTATCAAGACTATTTTTTAAAATATTTAAGGCAGCCCAAGCAGCACGTTCTTTGAATGAAGTTCGGGTGGTGTGAAAGACAAAATGTTCGCAGAGAGTTTCGCTCACAGATGAAAGCGCAACATAGACAGTACCAAGAGGTTTTTCGTTTGCTCCACCAGCGGGACCTGCAATACCAGTAAGGCTTAGCGCGTAATCGGCATGTGATTTTTTGCGTAAAGCATTTGCCATTTCAAGTGCCACTTCTTTTGAAACTGCACCCTTTTCCTTCAAGAGTTTTTCCGAAATGCCCAACTCATCATGCTTCGCTTGGTTTGCATAGACAACGAGTGTGCGATTGAGATAAGCCGACGCTCCAGGAATATTGGTGAGCAAATGAGAGAGATAACCACCCGTGCACGACTCAGCCAAGGCCAGCGTTTTTTTCTGCTGGGTTAATTGTTTTGCTACAAGCTGCACCAAATCTTCTTCGCCTTTGCCGTAAACAAAAGCGCCAAGCCGTTTTGTGATTTCGGCCGAAACTTTATCCACTGCTTCAGCGTTTCCAGAAAAACTTACGACTTTCAGCAAGATTTCTGGAAATTTCACACGAAAACTCAACCTACAATCGTGTAAGTTCAAACCTTCAAGCTTTTCTTGAAGGTCTGACTCGCCAATTCCATAACAGCGTAGCGTTTTATCAGAAGGCTTAGCGCTAGCTTTCTCTTCAAGCCACTTTGCAACAGAGTCATCAAACATTTGCTTCATTTCAGCAGGAACGCCAGACAGCAAAAACACATGCACTCCATCTGCTTGAATATGCACTCCAGGCGCAGTGCCAAGTTCATTGTGCAAAGGCTTTGCACCTTCGGGAAGGTAAGCTTGCTTTTTGTTGGAGCTCGCCATCACCCTTCCTCGTTTGTGGAAGAAGGCTTCGATTTCTTTCAACAGTTCGTCAGAAAGTGAAAGCGGCTTGGAAAAGGTTTTAGCAGCAACTTCTAAGGTGATGTCATCTTGCGTTGGCCCAAGTCCGCCGGTGACAATCAGCACTTCTGCGAGTGAACTTGCCATACGCAAGGCTTGCATCATGGCGGCCTCGTCATCACCAACACTTGCGTGCCACACTACTTCGTGGCCTAGGTCGTAGCAGCGCTGACTGAGCCAGGCACTGTTGGTATCGGTGATGATACCCTGAAGAATTTCGTCGCCAGTGGTAAGAAGAGCAATTTTCATGAACACTCCACAGCTTTAGAGAAAATAAATCACGATGCGCAAAAGCAAGTTGGCATAAATAGCGGCCACCACATCATCCATCACAATGCCAATACCACCGCCAACGCGCCTGTCCACCCAATTTGCGGGCCACACTTTTACAATGTCAAACAAACGAAAGAAAACAAAACCCAACGCAACCGCCATCCATGAAAACGGCACAAAGCTCATGGTCACAAAGTATCCCACCACTTCGTCTATCACGACTTCGGAAGGATCTTTTTTATCGAAAATTTTGATGGCGTTCCCTGACACCCAAATGGAAAAAAAGATAAAGCCAATGAGAAACGTGAGATATTGAGGAACAGGCAAAGCGGAAAGCAAGATATAGCAAGGGATTGCGAGCAGCGTTCCAAAAGTTCCCGGAGCTTTAGGAAGAAAACCTACTCCAAAACCAGTAGCAAAAAGTTTGAAAAATTGAAGCATTTCTTCTCCTGTAATTTTATGTTGTCAACTCATTGTCATTGCGAATGAAGTATTCGTACAGACGCATTGCAATGCGTCTCTACAATTGACAAAAACAGAATTGCCAAATGAGATCACCTTGCCACTGCCGGCAGGCCACGTCGCTAGGCTCCTCGTGACAACACTTGTGAATCAAAATGAATGTGAGCATTACTCTTAAGACTGAATGCTGTCAAAAAATTTCACCTTGATCTTTTTTGCCGAAGCTGTTCAAAAAGCGGCATGCCAAAGATAAAAGAATGTTCATGCGAGTTGTGCAAAGAATGCTGCACGCGAGAAGCCGGCTGGTTTTTGCCAGACGAAATTGCTCCGGCAGCGGCATACCTTGAAATGAGCGAAGAAGACTTTGTAGAAACTTACTGCCAAAAGCATGTGCTGGAAAATAAAGCCATAGCTCTTTCACCCAAAAGCAAACCAGGAAAACGTAACTGCATTTTTTTTGTGAAAGGCTTGTGTGCTATTCACGCTGTAAAACCATATGAATGCAAAAAAGTCTTTGCCTGCGACCCTGCCCGCAAACATGCACGAACACGAGAATTGGTGGCAAGGCAGTGGAAGTGACAAGATCGTGCAATGGAACAATAGTTCGATGGGACAATGGTTTTTGTTTGTCATGATCGCGTAAAAATAAAAACGGAGCTTTTATGAAAAAAATTTTTCTCTTTCTTCTTCTCACGCTTACTTGTGCCTTTCCACTTCATGCTGCTGAAAAGA
This genomic window contains:
- a CDS encoding alanine--tRNA ligase, with the translated sequence MTAAEIRERFLNFFEQKGHMRVKSSSLVPQNDPTLFFTNAGMVQFKEYFLGELKSPSPRACSSQKCMRVSGKHNDLENVGKTPRHHTFFEMLGNFSFGDYFKKEAIAYAWEFLTKDLGLNPKQMYVTVFREDDEAEELWKQHVTADHIFRLDEKDNFWSMGDTGPCGPCSEIMWDFEPGSGEVTKETLETTRFMEIWNLVFMQFDQRADGTRHQLAAPSIDTGMGLERLACVLQGKRSNWETDVFLPLITEIEKITKHKEAERSEVHVALRVIADHLRASCFLISDGVTPSNEGRGYVLRRIMRRAIRFGKSLDQHEPFLVHLVPKLVSEMSPAYPELKNNEAFIEKVIRAEEERFFETLERGLALLEEAFAQLKAAHKTELAGETIFKLYDTFGFPKDLTELIAAEKGFTLDDAGFDVCMEEQKKMARASWKGSGEEKVGHVWQQVFSEGLNSTFVGYKETKCVGRINAIVMDGEKREKAQKGDIVFFTTDKTPFYAESGGQVGDTGTASSAKVKLTILDTQKPVPGLHVHKAKVLEGELFFGDELQLQVDEVRRKKIAANHTATHLLHKALRETLGEHVKQAGSHVNEDRLRFDFSHFQALSKDDWKKIQELANNAIKNNIKVETNELPYDEAIAKGALAFFGEKYGDIVRLVEVGDFSKELCGGTHTSSTGEIKLVSIESESSVAAGVRRIEAATADLAYQHKEKEERTLLEEIAKKMEALLSSGGKPSSPKPHLEALVSTLTFSDPALFLVEYSKRKNELLDFSFSLDAQLKQLDKQQSHKKLEQLKTELEAKALKDFGDVQLLSCSLGELGSKELRELASMSLNIPENTVLVLGSYDEGKVSLVAKVPQSLQNRIKAGDIIKHITPIVDGKGGGKADFAQGGGTNVSALQQALEKVEELLK
- the recA gene encoding recombinase RecA, producing MSTVQNNNVDREKALALAVASIEKQFGKGSIMRLGKDEPLFQGLDVISTGSLSLDVALGVGGLPRGRVIEVYGPESSGKTTLALQAVANAQKKGLVCAFVDAEHALDVDYARKLGVNTEDLLISQPDSGEQALEIADTLVRSGAVGLLVVDSVAALTPRAELEGEMGDAQMGAQARLMSQALRKLTATISKSGTMLIFINQIRMKIGVMFGNPETTTGGNALKFYASVRLDIRRTGAIKNGEEIIGNRTRVKVVKNKVAPPFRQAEFDIVYGEGVSRTGDVLDLAADAGFVEKSGAWYTCGEEKLGQGRENAKIYLKENPKVLERLEKAVLAKHGIGLRVQNGGAAAVANPEEAKADADKAPIKMKKSS
- a CDS encoding competence/damage-inducible protein A, encoding MKIALLTTGDEILQGIITDTNSAWLSQRCYDLGHEVVWHASVGDDEAAMMQALRMASSLAEVLIVTGGLGPTQDDITLEVAAKTFSKPLSLSDELLKEIEAFFHKRGRVMASSNKKQAYLPEGAKPLHNELGTAPGVHIQADGVHVFLLSGVPAEMKQMFDDSVAKWLEEKASAKPSDKTLRCYGIGESDLQEKLEGLNLHDCRLSFRVKFPEILLKVVSFSGNAEAVDKVSAEITKRLGAFVYGKGEEDLVQLVAKQLTQQKKTLALAESCTGGYLSHLLTNIPGASAYLNRTLVVYANQAKHDELGISEKLLKEKGAVSKEVALEMANALRKKSHADYALSLTGIAGPAGGANEKPLGTVYVALSSVSETLCEHFVFHTTRTSFKERAAWAALNILKNSLDK
- a CDS encoding phosphatidylglycerophosphatase A is translated as MLQFFKLFATGFGVGFLPKAPGTFGTLLAIPCYILLSALPVPQYLTFLIGFIFFSIWVSGNAIKIFDKKDPSEVVIDEVVGYFVTMSFVPFSWMAVALGFVFFRLFDIVKVWPANWVDRRVGGGIGIVMDDVVAAIYANLLLRIVIYFL